A window of the Syntrophus gentianae genome harbors these coding sequences:
- a CDS encoding hybrid sensor histidine kinase/response regulator — MDAQDKGHQEFLEEISLLKKQISELEQFKAEHQRLDEALLEIETKYRFITENTADIIRILDMNQRCIYVSPSISRIRGFTVEEALNLTLDQDLPPESLRQIRSMTEEEMKLEASGTADPNRTRTLELEVYKKDGSLLWMEIKFTFSHNREGELTGILIVSRDINERKKAEQALRESEQALRTMFDNTYDAIFVHDLEGRVLDCNQKLQEIYGVTREQALSSTIIDDFSAPDNPLDSLAGWWNRVLEGEVITFEWKAKRPNDGSFFDVEVALKRIVLGSREVVLANVRDITRRKAAEAALMESEEKFRTLVENSFDAIFRIDRDHRYLYANPVVQKQSGIPPEAFIGKTFEDMGFPEALCSEWHESIEQIFTSGKMSRSEFQLPNGTWIDLFRIPEKDDTGKVKAIIATGRDITEHKQIESLWKILFQAAPLAMCVVDGDRVMIRVNDYNLPIFGYRPEELIGRSARLLYFSDEEYRAAGEALYAPDFTPREFRLKRKDGESVWVLMGRSYLNGTDPSGGSIIVSQDITARKTLEEQLRQAQKMEAIGQLAGGVAHDFNNILQAILGYTNIVLCSVDPDDRHYGKLKEVEKAGEKAAALTRQLLAFSRRQVLQLGPVDLNSTIEDLMKMLRRLLGENIELSILPGAALWKVNADRSQMDQVILNLCVNARDAMPDGGRLSIETQNIRLDYDYCANHDWAKPGRYVRMSITDSGCGMDPETMDKIFEPFFTTKEKWRGTGLGLATVYGIVRQHEGMIQVYSEIGKGSRFHVYLPVNESTEEEILTEEQVPPPGGHETILMAEDDEPLRFLTEEILKMAGYRVLAAVDGEDALRVYRDHAREVDLLLLDVIMPKKGGRSVYDEIRVVHPDIRCLFMSGYSEDAVHTNFVLEEGLKLIQKPFKSMDLLSMLRQELDRPQRNQ, encoded by the coding sequence ATGGACGCACAGGACAAGGGGCATCAGGAATTTCTCGAAGAGATCTCCCTGTTGAAAAAGCAGATTTCTGAGCTGGAGCAGTTCAAGGCGGAGCATCAGCGTCTGGACGAAGCTCTTCTGGAAATCGAAACGAAGTATCGTTTTATTACGGAAAATACTGCGGACATCATCCGCATCCTGGATATGAATCAGCGCTGCATCTATGTGAGCCCCTCAATATCGAGAATACGCGGCTTTACCGTCGAGGAGGCGTTAAACCTGACTCTCGACCAGGATTTACCTCCGGAATCCCTGCGACAGATCCGATCGATGACCGAGGAAGAGATGAAGCTGGAAGCTTCCGGAACGGCCGATCCGAACAGGACCCGGACCCTGGAACTGGAAGTATACAAAAAAGACGGCTCTCTGCTCTGGATGGAAATCAAGTTTACCTTTTCGCACAATCGGGAAGGAGAGCTCACCGGGATACTGATCGTGTCCCGGGATATCAACGAACGAAAGAAGGCGGAACAGGCATTGAGGGAATCGGAACAGGCTCTCCGTACGATGTTTGACAACACCTACGACGCAATTTTCGTTCATGACCTCGAGGGACGGGTCCTGGATTGCAACCAGAAACTGCAGGAGATCTACGGCGTCACCCGGGAGCAGGCGCTTTCTTCAACCATTATCGACGATTTTTCGGCCCCGGACAATCCGCTGGACTCCCTGGCCGGATGGTGGAACCGGGTGCTGGAAGGGGAAGTGATCACCTTCGAATGGAAGGCGAAACGGCCCAACGATGGCTCCTTCTTCGACGTGGAGGTCGCACTCAAAAGAATCGTCCTGGGCAGCCGCGAGGTGGTGCTTGCCAATGTCCGGGATATCACCCGGCGCAAGGCCGCAGAGGCCGCCCTCATGGAAAGCGAAGAGAAGTTCCGCACCCTGGTGGAGAACAGTTTCGACGCCATCTTCCGCATTGACCGAGACCACCGCTACCTTTATGCCAACCCTGTCGTTCAAAAACAATCCGGAATCCCTCCCGAGGCATTTATCGGCAAGACCTTCGAAGATATGGGCTTTCCCGAGGCGCTTTGCTCCGAGTGGCATGAATCCATCGAGCAGATTTTTACCTCCGGAAAGATGAGCCGCAGTGAATTCCAGCTTCCCAATGGCACATGGATCGATCTGTTCCGGATTCCGGAAAAAGACGACACCGGCAAGGTCAAGGCCATCATTGCCACGGGGCGCGATATTACGGAACATAAGCAGATCGAATCCCTCTGGAAAATCCTCTTCCAGGCCGCCCCCCTCGCCATGTGTGTTGTCGATGGGGACAGGGTCATGATAAGGGTCAACGATTACAATCTTCCGATCTTCGGTTATCGTCCGGAAGAGTTGATCGGTCGTTCGGCCCGTTTGCTCTATTTCAGCGATGAAGAATACCGGGCGGCCGGTGAGGCCCTTTATGCACCGGACTTCACGCCAAGAGAGTTCCGGTTGAAGCGGAAGGACGGGGAATCTGTCTGGGTGCTGATGGGCCGATCCTATCTGAACGGCACGGACCCTTCCGGCGGATCGATTATCGTTTCACAGGATATCACGGCCCGCAAGACCCTTGAAGAGCAACTGCGCCAGGCCCAGAAGATGGAGGCCATCGGCCAGCTGGCCGGGGGGGTGGCCCATGACTTCAATAACATTTTACAGGCCATTCTTGGCTATACCAATATCGTCCTTTGTTCAGTCGATCCGGACGACAGGCATTACGGCAAGTTGAAGGAAGTGGAAAAGGCCGGGGAAAAGGCGGCGGCGCTGACCCGTCAGCTGCTCGCTTTCAGCAGGCGTCAGGTGCTTCAGCTCGGTCCGGTGGACTTGAATTCTACCATAGAGGACCTGATGAAAATGCTCCGTCGCCTTCTCGGTGAAAACATCGAGTTGAGCATCCTTCCCGGCGCTGCACTATGGAAGGTGAACGCCGACCGGAGCCAGATGGACCAGGTGATTCTCAATCTCTGCGTCAATGCCCGGGACGCCATGCCGGACGGAGGGCGGCTGTCCATCGAAACCCAGAACATCCGGCTCGATTATGACTATTGCGCGAATCATGACTGGGCAAAACCGGGCAGGTACGTCCGGATGAGCATTACGGATTCAGGCTGCGGCATGGACCCGGAAACGATGGATAAAATTTTCGAACCCTTTTTTACCACAAAGGAGAAGTGGCGCGGAACGGGCCTCGGCCTGGCCACCGTCTATGGGATCGTGCGGCAGCACGAGGGGATGATCCAGGTTTACAGCGAAATCGGAAAAGGCTCCCGCTTTCATGTCTACCTGCCGGTCAACGAAAGCACGGAGGAAGAAATCCTTACGGAAGAACAGGTCCCACCACCGGGAGGTCATGAGACCATACTCATGGCGGAAGACGATGAACCGCTCCGTTTTCTTACCGAGGAAATTCTCAAGATGGCCGGCTACCGCGTTCTTGCCGCCGTCGATGGCGAAGACGCCCTGCGGGTGTACAGGGATCATGCCCGGGAGGTCGATCTGTTGCTCCTGGATGTCATCATGCCCAAAAAGGGCGGCCGCTCTGTCTACGATGAGATTCGCGTCGTTCATCCCGACATCCGCTGTCTCTTCATGAGCGGATACAGCGAAGATGCCGTTCATACCAATTTTGTCCTCGAAGAGGGACTCAAACTCATCCAGAAACCGTTCAAGAGTATGGATTTACTTAGCATGCTGCGCCAGGAACTGGATCGTCCCCAGCGAAATCAATAA